The following proteins are co-located in the Bordetella bronchialis genome:
- a CDS encoding cation:proton antiporter, whose product MDLVVILLLSAVICVPLTQLLGLGTIPGYLLAGILIGPSGLRLVTDVPAITGISQWGVVMMLFVIGLELAPSRLWGMRREVFGVGLLQMVSCAGVLAALMGLGLRHLIDMSWTGAIVCGTALALSSTAVAMRLLDERQLTRTPMGRTALGVLLLQDMAAIPILIALGIIGGGGTRAPSFVSSLVAVAVVLVCYRLRVISWAERAQLKELFTAATLLVVIGSAQLFDHAGLSAGLGGFLVGVLLAKSRYRESMETSIEPFKGLLLGLFFLGVGMSADLDVVREHWRFVTFSVTALLLVKGAILYGIARMAGLPSYHRLPFAMALAQGGEFGFALFNEAWDNGLLSAAHRDLISVVVAISMAVVPVLIKLVERMQPRRGEGYTPWAP is encoded by the coding sequence ATGGACCTCGTCGTTATCCTCCTGCTTTCCGCCGTGATCTGCGTGCCGCTGACGCAGTTGCTCGGCTTGGGCACGATTCCCGGCTACCTGCTGGCGGGCATCCTGATCGGGCCGTCCGGACTGCGGCTGGTCACGGACGTCCCGGCGATTACCGGAATCTCGCAGTGGGGCGTGGTGATGATGCTGTTCGTCATCGGCCTGGAACTGGCGCCGTCCCGCCTGTGGGGCATGCGCCGGGAAGTGTTCGGCGTCGGCCTTCTGCAGATGGTGTCCTGCGCCGGCGTGCTGGCCGCGCTGATGGGGCTGGGGCTGCGGCACCTGATCGATATGTCGTGGACCGGCGCCATCGTCTGCGGGACGGCGCTGGCCTTGTCCTCCACGGCGGTGGCCATGCGGCTGCTGGACGAGCGCCAGCTGACCCGGACGCCGATGGGCCGCACGGCGCTGGGCGTGCTGTTGCTGCAGGACATGGCCGCCATTCCCATCCTGATCGCGCTGGGCATCATCGGGGGCGGCGGTACGCGTGCGCCTTCCTTCGTATCGTCCCTGGTGGCGGTGGCCGTGGTGCTGGTCTGCTACCGGTTGCGCGTCATCAGCTGGGCCGAACGTGCCCAATTGAAGGAGCTGTTCACCGCCGCGACGCTATTGGTGGTGATCGGTTCGGCCCAGTTGTTCGACCATGCCGGGCTGTCCGCCGGCCTGGGCGGCTTCCTGGTGGGCGTGCTGCTGGCCAAGTCCAGATACCGCGAGTCGATGGAGACCTCCATCGAGCCCTTCAAGGGGCTGCTGCTGGGGCTGTTCTTCCTGGGCGTCGGGATGTCGGCCGACCTGGACGTGGTGCGCGAACACTGGCGCTTCGTCACCTTCAGCGTCACCGCGCTGCTGCTGGTCAAGGGGGCGATCCTTTACGGCATCGCCCGCATGGCGGGGCTGCCTTCCTACCATCGGCTGCCCTTTGCCATGGCCCTGGCGCAGGGCGGGGAGTTCGGTTTCGCGCTGTTCAACGAAGCCTGGGACAACGGCCTGCTCAGTGCCGCGCACCGGGACCTGATCTCCGTGGTGGTGGCCATTTCCATGGCGGTGGTCCCCGTGCTGATCAAACTCGTCGAACGGATGCAGCCCAGGCGCGGGGAAGGCTACACTCCCTGGGCACCCTGA
- a CDS encoding 3-hydroxybutyrate dehydrogenase — protein MLKGKVAIVTGSTSGIGLGIATALAAQGADIVLNGFGDAAEIEKTRAGLALAHGVKAVYDGADLSKGPAVRQLVENTVAALGRVDILVNNAGIQHTDLIENFPPEKWDAIIALNLSAVFHGTAAALPHMKKQQWGRIINIASAHGLVGSASKSAYVAAKHGVVGLTKVTALETAGLGITANAICPGWVRTALVEKQITAIAAREGVDQETAARELLGEKQPSLQFVTPEQLGGTAVYLCSPAAEQVTGTSISVDGGWTSR, from the coding sequence ATGCTGAAAGGAAAAGTCGCCATCGTTACCGGATCAACCAGCGGTATCGGCCTGGGGATCGCCACCGCGCTGGCGGCCCAGGGCGCCGACATCGTCCTGAACGGGTTTGGCGACGCGGCGGAGATCGAGAAAACCCGGGCGGGACTGGCCCTGGCCCATGGCGTCAAGGCCGTCTACGACGGGGCGGACCTGTCCAAGGGCCCCGCGGTGCGGCAGTTGGTGGAAAACACCGTCGCGGCCCTGGGGCGGGTGGATATCCTGGTGAACAACGCCGGTATCCAGCACACCGACCTGATCGAAAACTTCCCGCCGGAAAAATGGGATGCCATCATCGCCCTGAATCTTTCCGCGGTTTTTCACGGTACCGCCGCCGCGCTGCCCCATATGAAGAAGCAGCAGTGGGGGCGCATCATCAATATCGCGTCCGCGCATGGGCTGGTGGGATCGGCCAGCAAGTCGGCCTATGTCGCCGCCAAGCATGGGGTGGTGGGGCTGACCAAGGTGACGGCGCTGGAGACGGCCGGGCTGGGCATCACGGCCAACGCCATCTGCCCGGGCTGGGTCCGCACCGCCCTGGTGGAAAAGCAGATCACCGCCATCGCCGCCCGCGAGGGCGTGGACCAGGAAACCGCGGCCCGCGAACTGCTGGGCGAAAAGCAGCCCTCGCTGCAGTTCGTCACGCCCGAGCAACTGGGCGGCACCGCCGTCTACCTCTGCTCGCCGGCGGCCGAACA